A stretch of Deltaproteobacteria bacterium DNA encodes these proteins:
- a CDS encoding 2-hydroxyacyl-CoA dehydratase: MASIFQDWMENRHERVRNWKAENGRKAYGYLCCMTPEEILYAGGILPVKVTGSGAQPLEVVDKHVVHYACPYVRSMLDAAGRGDYNYLDGIVVCNSCDIMSRCEYYWRVLSPHQKPTILGVELSPYVLYIKSPEKISGPGVHEYLLGEFRIFKQHIERETRELITDEKLSQAIAVYNEHYDWMQRMHALRKDKSLKISGSEAFTVEFTALQMPKDEHNRRMAAFLEEVENREPLSDRVRIFLSGGAVDQFTSRIYSVIEEAGGNVVAEDIGVGASYFGHKIDTSVSPMDAIVKHRLDVHCPHTMTSDYHPRERLDYIKNKLEGADVQGAIFFVPMYCECRNLEYPFLKEKFKEELGIPSLYLESDYGQGSLDEAVSKVEAFIEMLEG; encoded by the coding sequence ATGGCTTCCATATTTCAAGATTGGATGGAAAATCGACACGAAAGGGTAAGAAACTGGAAAGCGGAAAACGGCCGCAAAGCATATGGGTATCTATGCTGCATGACGCCCGAGGAGATCTTGTACGCCGGAGGCATCCTCCCCGTAAAGGTGACGGGAAGCGGAGCGCAACCGCTGGAAGTTGTAGACAAACACGTCGTTCATTATGCATGCCCCTACGTCCGGAGCATGCTGGACGCCGCCGGACGCGGCGACTACAACTATCTGGACGGCATCGTGGTATGCAACAGCTGCGACATCATGTCCCGATGCGAGTACTACTGGCGAGTTCTGTCTCCTCATCAAAAGCCCACCATACTCGGTGTCGAGCTGTCTCCGTACGTCCTGTACATCAAGAGCCCCGAAAAAATCAGCGGTCCCGGAGTACACGAATACCTCCTGGGCGAATTTCGTATTTTCAAGCAACACATCGAACGAGAGACAAGAGAGTTGATCACGGACGAAAAGCTCTCCCAGGCCATCGCCGTGTACAATGAACACTATGATTGGATGCAGAGAATGCATGCGCTGCGCAAGGACAAGTCTCTCAAGATCTCCGGGAGCGAGGCGTTCACGGTGGAATTCACCGCTCTCCAAATGCCTAAGGACGAACACAATCGCCGGATGGCCGCCTTTCTCGAGGAAGTGGAAAACCGGGAACCCTTATCCGACAGAGTTCGCATATTCCTCTCCGGGGGCGCCGTGGATCAATTTACCTCTCGGATCTACTCCGTGATCGAGGAAGCAGGAGGGAATGTGGTGGCTGAGGATATCGGCGTGGGAGCCAGTTATTTCGGCCATAAGATCGATACGTCCGTTTCCCCCATGGATGCCATTGTGAAACATCGTCTCGACGTGCATTGCCCCCATACCATGACCTCCGACTACCATCCGAGGGAACGGCTCGATTACATCAAGAATAAACTCGAAGGCGCCGACGTCCAGGGAGCCATCTTTTTCGTTCCTATGTACTGCGAGTGCCGAAATCTCGAATACCCGTTCCTGAAAGAGAAATTCAAAGAGGAGCTTGGGATTCCAAGCCTGTATCTTGAAAGCGACTACGGGCAGGGGTCACTGGACGAGGCTGTGTCCAAGGTGGAAGCGTTCATCGAAATGCTGGAAGGATGA
- a CDS encoding ferritin family protein, protein MDSYHEEVLKGLRTAMEAEMTGHAFYKNAADSTADPKGKETFLRLAQEEMGHFKYLKTQYKSILEKGGYDFTQHPTDEAHKHASGPIFSADFKKRLKESHFEISVLSIGMKLELDAIAFYRSCAEKAREEKAKELYLQLAEWEQGHYDAFARELDNLKEEYWRVNNFVPM, encoded by the coding sequence ATGGATTCATATCACGAAGAAGTTCTAAAGGGACTTCGAACCGCCATGGAAGCCGAAATGACCGGACATGCGTTCTACAAGAACGCAGCGGACAGCACGGCGGATCCCAAAGGGAAGGAAACGTTCCTGCGCCTTGCGCAAGAAGAAATGGGCCATTTCAAGTACTTGAAAACACAGTACAAGTCGATCCTGGAAAAGGGCGGGTATGATTTTACCCAACATCCGACCGATGAAGCTCACAAGCATGCATCAGGCCCCATCTTCAGCGCGGACTTTAAGAAAAGGCTGAAAGAAAGCCATTTTGAAATCAGTGTGCTCTCTATCGGCATGAAACTCGAACTGGACGCCATTGCCTTTTACCGCTCGTGCGCCGAAAAAGCACGGGAAGAGAAGGCCAAGGAACTCTACCTGCAGTTGGCTGAGTGGGAACAGGGCCATTACGATGCGTTCGCCCGCGAACTGGATAACCTGAAGGAGGAATACTGGCGCGTCAACAACTTCGTCCCGATGTAG
- a CDS encoding TetR/AcrR family transcriptional regulator, producing the protein MRRNQTSFSKLEKDYPVKQTVTEAEQTGRVAPYPAGYVKVMEALRLLLREKDFNAVTWAEIAQTAGVNEALIYKYFKDKRGLLHKVLHDYLEDFLAGLDYALKGIKGSFNKLRKIAWFQIDLYNKERVFSRILLLEVRNYTAYFQSETYDSVRTFSNIILDVIEEGIHDGEIRDDIPVKHIRQIFLGAIEHMCLPGVIYDKDLAPDAATESICEVLFPGLQKKAG; encoded by the coding sequence ATGCGACGAAATCAGACCTCTTTCTCGAAGCTTGAAAAGGACTATCCGGTGAAACAAACGGTAACTGAGGCCGAACAAACAGGCAGGGTTGCCCCTTATCCCGCGGGATACGTTAAGGTGATGGAAGCGCTAAGGCTTCTTTTACGGGAAAAGGACTTCAATGCCGTTACCTGGGCGGAGATTGCCCAAACCGCGGGCGTGAATGAAGCTCTCATATATAAATACTTCAAAGATAAAAGAGGTCTACTCCATAAAGTACTTCACGACTATTTGGAGGATTTTCTGGCTGGTTTGGACTATGCCCTCAAAGGAATAAAGGGATCTTTTAACAAACTTCGAAAAATAGCCTGGTTTCAAATCGATCTATATAATAAAGAGCGCGTATTTTCTAGGATTCTACTGCTTGAAGTTCGTAATTATACCGCCTATTTTCAAAGTGAAACCTATGATAGCGTAAGAACGTTTAGTAATATAATATTGGACGTTATTGAAGAAGGGATTCACGACGGGGAGATAAGAGACGATATTCCGGTAAAACACATAAGACAGATATTTCTGGGAGCCATAGAACATATGTGTCTGCCGGGCGTAATCTACGACAAAGACTTAGCTCCGGACGCTGCAACGGAAAGCATTTGCGAAGTACTGTTTCCCGGACTCCAAAAGAAGGCTGGTTAG
- a CDS encoding DUF2333 family protein, translating to MVEKKDVKGTLAEGEMESGTVEERSHRFAFLKRKGVLFRLLILILVLIGVYMGLRFLGIFDHTSETAPVAGKTGAQSESAFKPQPVESAEPGDQKAEAPSKPELEGVRFTRALIRSMEYELEERRFGWRPNSFLFGKMHLTDNINNLQLGVLETVRVVGLVLKEKISRFGDSDAFDPRIEHSLNLLMISANQFWFPAADDQYRDALKQLDQYQRDLEKGVVHFYPRSDNFEALIFSCKELLGNCHYNLVKEVEGDGSLVSTFVSDDYFYYAKGVALAMSQILEATLHDFKEEVTLIKGTKLLSQVVTALNVAAVLDPWIILNGDLNGFVANHRANMAVPLGEALFKLNNILRYGGGGGG from the coding sequence ATGGTTGAAAAGAAGGACGTTAAGGGCACGTTGGCGGAAGGAGAAATGGAAAGCGGCACTGTAGAAGAGCGGAGCCATCGGTTCGCTTTTTTGAAACGGAAAGGCGTCCTGTTTCGACTGCTCATATTGATCTTGGTACTGATCGGCGTGTACATGGGTCTAAGATTCCTGGGGATCTTCGATCACACTTCGGAAACCGCTCCCGTTGCCGGGAAGACGGGCGCTCAATCCGAGTCCGCATTTAAGCCGCAGCCCGTTGAATCGGCCGAACCCGGAGATCAGAAGGCTGAAGCGCCATCCAAACCCGAGCTGGAGGGTGTCCGCTTCACGCGGGCTTTGATTCGTTCCATGGAGTATGAACTCGAAGAGCGCCGTTTCGGCTGGAGGCCCAATTCTTTTCTTTTCGGCAAGATGCACCTCACGGACAATATCAATAATCTTCAACTGGGTGTGCTGGAAACCGTGCGCGTAGTGGGCTTGGTACTGAAAGAAAAGATCAGCCGTTTTGGAGATTCCGACGCCTTTGACCCCAGAATCGAGCATTCGCTAAACCTCTTGATGATCAGCGCGAACCAGTTCTGGTTCCCCGCAGCGGACGATCAGTACCGGGATGCCCTGAAGCAACTGGATCAGTACCAGAGAGACCTCGAAAAGGGCGTTGTGCATTTTTACCCGCGCTCGGACAATTTTGAAGCGCTGATTTTCAGTTGCAAAGAGCTTTTAGGGAATTGTCACTATAATCTGGTCAAAGAGGTGGAAGGGGATGGAAGCCTCGTGTCCACGTTCGTATCGGACGACTATTTCTATTACGCCAAGGGCGTTGCCTTGGCCATGAGTCAGATTCTGGAAGCCACGCTCCATGATTTCAAAGAAGAGGTGACGCTCATCAAAGGCACCAAACTGCTGTCCCAGGTTGTGACGGCCTTGAACGTGGCGGCGGTGCTCGATCCCTGGATCATTCTCAACGGGGATCTCAACGGCTTTGTCGCCAACCACAGAGCCAATATGGCCGTGCCCTTGGGCGAAGCCCTGTTCAAACTGAACAACATCCTCCGATACGGTGGTGGCGGGGGAGGGTGA
- a CDS encoding PilZ domain-containing protein: MTATIHITCPGCKKQGFMRVDPKRTGKIKVNCPNCGTKFEHTIDRRSYYRRSPLPLIRFGRLDFDFRDLSHRGELMDISATGCRIRVAEDPPRKGDQLGLYFRLPSAEPPAGLGGQTPSFDSSMNESLSLDHNPDVRVGGEVVWVRKSTDAGYEFGVRFIFEEEHAKKTIGFYLFPYHEPLERK; this comes from the coding sequence ATGACAGCAACCATTCACATCACATGTCCGGGATGCAAGAAGCAGGGCTTCATGCGTGTGGACCCGAAGAGAACAGGAAAGATCAAAGTCAATTGTCCCAATTGTGGGACCAAATTTGAACATACGATCGATAGGCGCTCTTACTATAGAAGGTCGCCTCTTCCACTTATCCGTTTCGGTCGGCTGGACTTTGATTTCAGAGATCTTTCCCATCGCGGAGAGCTGATGGACATATCTGCAACAGGCTGTCGCATCAGGGTTGCTGAAGATCCGCCACGAAAAGGGGATCAGCTCGGCCTTTACTTTCGCCTTCCGTCAGCGGAACCTCCCGCAGGATTGGGCGGCCAAACGCCCTCTTTCGACTCTTCCATGAACGAGTCCCTCTCCCTGGATCATAATCCCGATGTTCGGGTGGGCGGGGAAGTGGTCTGGGTGCGGAAGTCAACGGATGCAGGCTACGAATTTGGGGTTCGATTCATATTCGAGGAAGAGCATGCCAAGAAGACCATTGGTTTTTACCTGTTTCCCTACCACGAACCTCTGGAGCGCAAGTGA
- a CDS encoding 2-hydroxyacyl-CoA dehydratase, whose protein sequence is MEAKKPKTAPSKKSIQTAREVWPYVKAEYAAAHQAKAEGKPVVWSCAIIPKELYWAMDLCPVFPEHYAVLTGMMRRDGTKDESVEKEAVRFARIAEAAGFSSYLCGYARSSIGHVLTGDLSDAPLGGLPKPDLIVTTSFVCDLRGKWLRYLAQKLNVPFYILDIPERGCDIPFLQPGLRTALLPFYNKIRRGERDLFFSPVADHELDYTQKQWEELVTFIENVTGHKYDQDRFNEALDLSYKTNELRLEILELRKAVPAPMGVADGLTVMYPGLYTLGTQRAYDFYVRLRQELRDRVANGLGVIEEEKFRLLWMGLAPWFNMSLFNYFEKYGGVFAFEPIYNMVPFPPRMPEKPMRELAVRTLQQSGGLIAPSMIGQAVSTLVNAAHEYRCSGAVLFYLITCRPVVYPTVEIARVLQEDFGIPSVPLECDLIDERTYSEAQTLARFDAFAEQLLKRAA, encoded by the coding sequence ATGGAAGCAAAAAAACCGAAGACAGCCCCAAGCAAGAAGTCCATCCAAACCGCTCGAGAGGTATGGCCCTATGTAAAGGCCGAGTATGCGGCGGCGCATCAGGCCAAAGCGGAAGGCAAACCCGTGGTCTGGTCCTGCGCCATCATACCCAAGGAATTGTATTGGGCCATGGATCTGTGCCCCGTTTTTCCCGAACACTATGCCGTGCTCACGGGCATGATGCGGCGGGATGGAACCAAAGACGAAAGCGTCGAGAAAGAAGCGGTACGTTTCGCGCGAATCGCCGAAGCGGCGGGATTCTCGAGCTATTTGTGCGGATACGCCCGGTCGAGCATCGGTCACGTGCTCACCGGGGACCTTTCCGACGCTCCTCTGGGGGGGTTACCCAAACCGGATCTGATCGTTACCACCAGTTTTGTGTGTGACTTGCGTGGTAAGTGGCTGAGATACCTCGCCCAGAAATTGAACGTCCCTTTCTACATCCTGGATATTCCCGAGAGGGGATGCGACATACCCTTCCTCCAACCGGGGCTTCGTACCGCTCTCCTTCCTTTCTACAACAAGATCCGAAGAGGGGAACGGGATCTGTTCTTTTCTCCGGTGGCCGACCACGAGCTTGATTATACCCAGAAGCAATGGGAAGAACTGGTCACATTCATTGAAAACGTCACCGGACATAAATACGACCAGGACCGGTTCAACGAGGCCCTGGACCTGTCGTACAAAACCAACGAGCTTCGCCTGGAAATACTGGAACTTCGCAAAGCCGTACCGGCCCCCATGGGGGTGGCTGATGGTCTGACCGTGATGTACCCGGGTCTTTATACCTTGGGCACACAACGCGCTTATGATTTCTATGTACGTCTCAGGCAAGAACTGAGGGACCGGGTGGCGAACGGTCTGGGAGTCATCGAGGAGGAAAAGTTCCGGCTGCTTTGGATGGGTCTGGCGCCCTGGTTCAACATGTCGCTGTTCAACTACTTCGAAAAGTACGGCGGCGTATTCGCGTTCGAACCCATCTATAACATGGTTCCCTTCCCTCCGCGCATGCCCGAGAAACCCATGCGGGAACTCGCCGTCCGAACGTTACAGCAATCCGGAGGTCTCATCGCGCCGAGCATGATCGGACAAGCCGTGTCCACGCTCGTGAACGCAGCCCACGAGTACCGATGTTCGGGAGCCGTGCTGTTCTATCTCATCACTTGCAGGCCGGTGGTGTATCCGACAGTCGAGATTGCTCGAGTGCTTCAAGAGGACTTCGGGATCCCATCCGTGCCTCTCGAATGCGACCTCATTGACGAGCGCACTTACTCTGAAGCTCAGACCCTGGCGCGTTTCGATGCTTTTGCCGAACAGCTCCTGAAAAGAGCCGCGTGA